Genomic DNA from Actinomycetes bacterium:
AACTTCTGGATCTTCCCGGTGACGGTCATCGGGAACTCGTCCACGAACTTCCAGTAGCGCGGGATCTTGAAGGTCGCGATCCTGCCCTTGCACCAGCCGCGCAGCTCGTCGCCGTCGAGACCCTGGCCCTCCTTGAGTCGGACCCAGGCGCACAGCTCCTCGCCGTACCGCTCGTCCGGGACGCCGATGACCTGGACGTCGCTCACGGCCGGGTGCTGGTAGAGGAACTCCTCGACCTCGCGAGGGTAGACGTTTTCGCCGCCGCGGATGACCATGTCCTTGATCCGGCCCACGATGTTGGCGTAGCCCTCGTCGTCGAGGGTGGCGAGGTCGCCAGTGTGCATCCAGCCGGCCCGGTCGATGGCGGCCCCGGTCGCCTCCTCGTTCTCCCAGTAGCCGAGCATCACCACGTAGCCGCGGGTGCACAGCTCGCCCGGCTCGCCGCGGGGCACGATGCGGCCGGTCTCGGGGTCCAGCACCTTGACCTCGACGTGGGGGTGGACCCGGCCCACGGTCGACACCCGCTTGTCGACCGGGTCGTCGGTCTCGCTCTGGAACGACACCGGGCTCGTCTCGGTCATGCCGTAGCAGATGGTCACCTCGGCCATGTGCATGTCGGCTTGGACCTTCTTCATGACCTCGACCGGACAGGGAGACCCGGCCATGATCCCGGTGCGCAGCGTGTCGAGCTGGAACTCGCCGAAGCGGGGGTGCTCCAGCTCGGCGATGAACATCGTCGGTGCCAGGTGTAGCAAATGCACTAGCAGCAGTCCGTGCCGGGCATGGCCACGGAAGCGGCGCCACGAGGCGTCATGCGTCATCGGCTGAGGGCGGAAACCGGTCGTGCTGGCCCACACACAACGCAACTGCGACGACTCCAAGAATCGTCGCAGGGTTCCTGCACAATCGGCTCAACCGAGCGACCTACACTGCTGAGGAGAAGGCCGCGCCGCACTCCCCGCCGCGTTCCACCTCGGCGACCCCTGGCAGGAGGCCAGCATGAAGTCCCTCGTCGAGCACCCCGCCACCGGGCTGATCCTCGACTTCTCCCAGGTCGACTTCGGCGGCCCCGAGCAGGAGGAGGTCATCGCCAACTGGCAGGCACGCCGCGAAGCCAACCTGCGGCCCCTGACCTTCAAAGGCGACTTCCTGTGCTCCCAGCACCGCGACCACGAAAACCCGTGGCTGGAGCTGCGCCAACTCCCCGGGCAGATCATCGCCGCGCACTGGAAGGGCTCCGCCCTCGCCGGCAGCCACGAGATCGTCCACGGCGTCAGCGCCGAGCACCAACGGCAGGTCGAGTACGTCCAGAACGCCGGCGAGGCGGCCGGCTTCCGGGTCGAGGTGGAGAAGTTCCTTCCCACCACCAAGGTGAAGCCTGACGCGATCGTCTACGGCTCGCAGGCCGACATGGGCGTCGAGGTCCAACGGTCGCACCTGACCGTCCAGGCGGCTAGGACGCGCACCACCGAGGCCCTCCAGGCCGGGGTCACGTCGGTCTGGTTCACCGACTCCAACCGCAACCCAAAGTGGATCGGGCACGTCCCCGGGGTCCGCCTCAACCCCGCGATCGTGTGGGACAGGGTGCCCCGGCCACGGTCGGTTTCGGTGGCCGGGGTCCGGCAGATCGTGCCGCGGAACTGCCGGGCGTGGCCTGGGAGCCCCTGCCCGCGGCACAGCCGCGGGTGTAGCAAGTGGCACCCTGACCACGCCCCCAAGCTGGGGATGTTCGCCGACGACCTCGCCGAGCTGGTCCCCGTCGGCGAGCTGGTTCCCATGGAGTTCAAGACGTTCGGTGGCCGCAAGTTGGTCCTGATCGTCTCCGCCGAGGGCAAGGCCCGGTACGAGTCCATGGTGGGCCACTCTGCCGACCTGCCGGTCAAGGCGGCGGCACGCCGCGGCGCGCCGGTCGGCAGGAAGGCCTGATCGAATGCGCCACCCCCCGGGCGGGCGCGCTGAGGCCAGGTCACGTCCGCGGGGACGCCGATGACCCCGATCCGGCCCTCTCGCTGGCACCGGCACAGCAGGTCGCGGACGAGTTCCTCCCGTTGACGCCGGCGCAGCAGCATATGGCGAGCGAGCTGCCCTGGTATCGCCAATGGCTGCTGGAAACCGGCCGCACCGAGGACGACCTCATCCCGTTCGTCACGTAGCGAGGAGGCCGAGCGGCGCTCAGAGGCCTACCTCTATAGAGGTGGCTCGTCCTGCAGAACCGCTTCCAGCGTCGCCAGCAGGGCCTCGAGAGCATCACGTTCGACAGCGCCGGCCTGGAACATGCCCGAAATCCTCCCCCTGACTTGCGGCGATGCTGGTGGGAAGCACCTCGGGAAGCGCTCGCAGCGCTCAGCACAGGTGACATCGACCGGACGCTTCCGGCCGTCGTGCGCGCAGGGGATCAGGGACATGAGCCTGGTCGAGCTCCCGCTCTGGCGAGAATCGAACACACGTACGACAACGTACCACCTGCCGCGATGCTCTCGGAATTCCCGCCCTTGACGGGGAAGCCCTCTGTCGCGACTATGCTCACGGGGAAGAATATCCGAGAATGGGCCGCCGCTGCGAGGAGGTCGTCATGCTCAGGAGGCTCTACAAGGACCAGGGCTCGGGCGGGGGCGGTTGTCCGAGCGTGTACGCCGAGGACGGCGGGTTCGTGGTGGTGGGTGACCGCGCCGACCAGGACCCGGCCGTCGCCGAGGGGCTGACCGACCTGCTACCAGGCGAGGTCGCGGTTCGCGTCCCCGAGGAGGTCCTGCTCGGCGCCGCCGAGGAGCACGTCGGTCGGCCGGTACGGCGGGAGGCGACCTCGGTCGAGCCGTTCACCGCGGAGTGGGACGCGCTGCTTCGCGGCTTCGAGCACAGCGCGTTCCGCCTGGAGGTGCTGCAGCAGTACGCGATGTCGTACGAGGATGACTCGCTGCGCCGGTTCCTTGCGGGCGAGCCGCCAGAGGACGACCCCGCCAAGGGAGAGTGGTTGGACCTGGTCCGGGCCGCTCGTGCGGCGGGGAAGCGGATGGAGCGCGTCCACGTGGTCGTCGAGCCGCTGAGCGACTACCTGCGCTACGAGCTGGCCTGGTGGTACGCCGACAACGTCGCGGCCGGCGAAGACGTCCGCATCCTGCCGACGCGCCCGCGGCAGTGGCCGGCGGGGCTGCCGAGGCACGACTTCTGGCTGTACGACAGCCAGAAGCTGGCGGTGCTCCACTACGATCCCGAGGGGCGCCTGTACCGCGCCGAGCTGGTCGGCGACCCCGTCGAGGTGGTGCGGCACAACGCCTGGCGCGACGTGGCCATGCACCAGGCAGTCCCGTTGGGCGAGTACCTCGACCGGCACCCGGACCTGCAAGCCCGTGTTCCCCGCCAGCGGAAGGAGGAGGTTGACCACCTTCCAGCGCGGACCTAGCGCGCTCGCCGCCCAGCTCCGGGCGCTTCGGGAGGATGCCGGCCTGACCGGCACCTCCCTGGCCCAGCAGGCCGGCTGGGGCCAGTCCAAGGTTTCCAAGATCGAGACCGGCAGGCAGCTCCCGACCGAGGACGACATCCGCCAGTGGGCTCGCGTGGCTGGCGCGCCCGCCGGCAAGGTCGAGGAGCTGCTCGCGTCCCTGCGGCACGCCAGGGTCGAGTTCGCGACCTGGCGGGAGCAGTACCGCACGGCCGGCGGCGGCGCGGCCAAGCAGGCCGACATCGCGGCGCTGGAGGCGCGGGCGACGCGGATCGGGGAGTTCCAGCCGGCGTTCATTCCCGGGTTGCTCCAGACTGCGCAGTACGCCCGGGAGCTGCTGGTGGCGTGGGCGCTGGACGCGGCCCAGGGCGCACTTGGCATCGGCGGGGCCGACGTTGACCCGCTGGTCGCGGCGCGCATGCAGCGCCAACAGCTCCTGTACCAGCCCGGCAAGCAGGTCCAGCTCGTCGTCCTCGAGGCCGCCCTGTACTCGCGGGTCTGCTCGCCCGAGGCGCTCGCGGGGCAGCTCGACCGGCTGCTGGCCGTCACGAGCCTCCCCAACGTCGAGTTCGGCATCATCCCCTTCGCCGCCCGGCTACCGGTGTTTCCGATCTGCTCGTTCATGATCTTCGACACCGAGCTGGTGACGGCCGAGACCCTCACCGGGGAGCAGCAGGTCAACGAGCCCGAGCAGATCGCGCTCTACGACCGCTTCTTCACCCTCCTGCGCGACAGCGCCGCCCGTGGGCAAGACGCGGTGGCGATCATCCACGGGGCGCTCGGCGAGCTCCGCCTGAGCCGCTAGTTCACGACGCACAAGCCCTCGTGGAGTACTCCTGGCTGAGAATATTCTTGACACGAAGCATATTCTTGACCTCCAATGTCAATCACGGGTTCATGTGCCCATCGCGTAGGCAGGCACCTGCCA
This window encodes:
- a CDS encoding helix-turn-helix transcriptional regulator, with product MTTFQRGPSALAAQLRALREDAGLTGTSLAQQAGWGQSKVSKIETGRQLPTEDDIRQWARVAGAPAGKVEELLASLRHARVEFATWREQYRTAGGGAAKQADIAALEARATRIGEFQPAFIPGLLQTAQYARELLVAWALDAAQGALGIGGADVDPLVAARMQRQQLLYQPGKQVQLVVLEAALYSRVCSPEALAGQLDRLLAVTSLPNVEFGIIPFAARLPVFPICSFMIFDTELVTAETLTGEQQVNEPEQIALYDRFFTLLRDSAARGQDAVAIIHGALGELRLSR